One region of Solanum pennellii chromosome 6, SPENNV200 genomic DNA includes:
- the LOC107023742 gene encoding probable serine/threonine-protein kinase WNK3 isoform X2, translating into MQQESTSEQEPDDSESEPEFVELDPSGRYGRYKEVLGKGAFKKVYRAFDELEGIEVAWNQVKLADLLRNAVDLERLYSEVHLLKTLKHKNIIKFYNSWVDSKNENINIITEIFTSGTLRQYRKKHKRVDIRALKNWSRQILEGLSYLHGHDPPIIHRDLKCDNIFINGNQGEVKIGDLGLAAILCKARAAHSVIGTPEFMAPELYEEEYDELVDIYAFGMCLLELVTFEYPYIECSNAAQIYKKVTAGIKPASLAKVKDPRVKAFIEKCIAKASERLPAKKLLVDPFLLSDEDSGNVGRSLSINSGHAGMSDDQSDSERSTKDPLPEGSRDFTVQGQRKDLNTIFLKLRITDSTGHIRNIHFPFDIEVDTANAVASEMVAELDLTDQDVSAIAEMIDSEIRSYIPDWAPRENSSNHISDEVASDNFTSGVGDDAPPFTIDPAYSGSLVLERLPSGRKYWSVSPKTTSNGSSPRRQGPSNTSLTDSPTHEDSWTEEFEESPVILREGGSSHVAALLGHEDYKSETHVDDDASVHRDFDFGDNAHSADFSYASRPHSSEERNNMISNNYSADIRQITKELEKLRGLQQKELNDLKKKHDSAISDLLSKLPPEIRGIYGHKVSSDNLHC; encoded by the exons ATGCAGCAGGAATCTACGTCTGAACAGGAACCGGACGATTCTGAATCGGAACCTGAGTTCGTTGAGCTCGATCCTTCTGGTCGATACGGCCGG TACAAAGAGGTTTTGGGAAAAGGAGCTTTCAAGAAAGT TTACCGAGCATTTGATGAATTGGAGGGGATTGAAGTAGCTTGGAACCAGGTTAAATTGGCTGATCTCTTGAGGAATGCTGTGGATTTGGAGCGTCTTTATTCCGAAGTTCATTTGCTTAAAACCCTCAAGCACAAGAATATAATCAAATTCTATAACTCGTGGGTTGACTCAAAGAATGAGAATATCAACATCATTACTGAAATTTTCACTTCTGGGACTTTAAGACA GTACCGCAAAAAACATAAGAGGGTTGATATCAGAGCACTTAAGAATTGGTCTAGGCAGATATTAGAGGGTCTCTCATATCTACACGGTCATGACCCTCCAATTATTCATCGGGACCTCAAGTGTGATAACATTTTTATCAATGGTAACCAAGGGGAGGTTAAGATTGGTGACTTGGGACTCGCTGCAATTCTTTGCAAGGCTCGTGCTGCTCATAGTGTCATTG GTACACCAGAATTCATGGCACCAGAACTTTATGAAGAGGAATACGATGAGCTAGTAGACATCTATGCCTTTGGCATGTGCCTGCTGGAGCTCGTGACATTTGAATATCCTTATATTGAGTGTTCCAACGCTGCTCAAATATATAAGAAAGTGACAGCA GGAATCAAGCCTGCCTCATTGGCAAAAGTGAAGGATCCAAGAGTCAAAGCCTTTATAGAAAAATGTATTGCAAAAGCTTCTGAGCGGTTGCCTGCTAAGAAACTATTGGTTGATCCCTTTCTCCTTTCTGATGAGGATTCTGGAAACGTAGGTCGATCTTTGAGCATCAATTCCGGACATGCAG GTATGAGTGATGATCAGTCTGATAGTGAAAGGAGTACAAAGGACCCTTTGCCTGAAGGAAGCAGAGATTTCACAGTGCAGGGCCAAAGGAAGGACCTAAATACAATATTTCTTAAACTTCGAATTACTGATTCAACAG GTCATATTAGAAACATTCACTTCCCCTTTGATATTGAAGTTGATACGGCGAATGCTGTTGCTAGTGAAATGGTTGCAGAGCTGGACCTGACAGATCAGGATGTTTCAGCAATAGCAGAAATGATCGATTCAGAAATTCGGTCATATATCCCAGATTGGGCACCAAGAGAAAACTCTAGCAATCACATCTCCGATGAAGTTGCTTCTGATAACTTTACTTCTGGAGTCGGAGATGATGCTCCTCCCTTTACAATTGATCCTGCTTATTCGGGTAGTCTTGTGTTGGAAAGACTTCCTTCAGGTCGAAAGTACTGGTCTGTTTCACCGAAAACAACCAGTAATGGCAGCTCTCCACGCAGACAGGGGCCTTCAAACACGTCGCTGACCGATTCACCAACTCATGAAGACAGTTGGACGGAAGAATTTGAAGAATCACCTGTTATCCTGAGAGAGGGAGGGAGTTCACATGTTGCTGCCTTACTCGGACACGAAGATTATAAATCTGAGACTCACGTGGATGATGATGCCAGTGTTCACCGTGATTTTGACTTTGGTGACAATGCTCATTCTGCGGATTTTAGTTATGCAAGCAGGCCTCATTCATCAGAGGAAAGAAATAACATGATCAGCAACAACTACTCAGCTGATATCAGACAAATCACCAAGGAACTGGAGAAACTGCGCGGACTGCAGCAAAAGGAGCTAAATGATCTGAAGAAGAAACATGACTCCGCTATCTCAGATCTTCTAAGCAAGCTTCCTCCTGAGATCCGTGGCATTTATGGTCACAAAGTATCTTCTGATAATTTGCATTGCTGA
- the LOC107023096 gene encoding elongation factor TuB, chloroplastic, whose translation MASISAASATAAAASTKINTSGTVLPSKSSKLILSSSFTPNPSTLFLHSPATTAPSSSSSRHRRFTVRAARGKFERKKPHVNIGTIGHVDHGKTTLTAALTMALASLGNSAPKKYDEIDAAPEERARGITINTATVEYETENRHYAHVDCPGHADYVKNMITGAAQMDGAILVVSGADGPMPQTKEHILLAKQVGVPNMVVFLNKEDQVDDEELLELVELEVRELLSSYEFPGDDIPIHCGSALLALEALMANPTIKRGDDQWVDKIYKLMDSVDEYIPIPQRQTELPFLMAIEDVFSITGRGTVATGRVERGTVKTGEIVDIVGLKDTRNTTVTGVEMFQKILDEAMAGDNVGLLLRGIQKIDIQRGMVLAKPGSITPHTKFEALVYVLKKEEGGRHSPFFAGYRPQFYMRTTDVTGKVTAIMTDKGEESKMVMPGDRVNMVVELIMPVACEQGMRFAIREGGKTVGAGVIQKILE comes from the coding sequence ATGGCTTCAATTTCAGCAGCTTCTGCCACTGCTGCTGCTGCTTCTACAAAGATTAATACCAGTGGTACTGTTCTTCCTTCAAAATCCTCTAAGCTTATCCTTTCATCTTCTTTTACACCAAACCCATCAACCCTTTTTCTCCATTCACCCGCTACTACTgcaccttcttcttcttcctcccgCCACCGCCGGTTTACTGTCAGAGCTGCGCGTGGTAAATTCGAAAGAAAGAAACCCCATGTCAATATTGGTACAATTGGCCATGTTGACCATGGGAAAACCACACTTACAGCTGCTTTGACCATGGCGCTTGCTTCTCTGGGTAACTCCGCCCCAAAGAAgtatgatgaaattgatgctGCCCCTGAAGAAAGGGCTCGTGGTATTACGATTAATACTGCCACAGTGGAGTATGAAACTGAAAATCGGCATTACGCTCATGTGGATTGCCCTGGTCACGCTGATTATGTGAAGAATATGATTACTGGTGCTGCTCAAATGGATGGAGCTATACTTGTTGTTTCAGGAGCTGATGGTCCAATGCCGCAGACCAAGGAACATATTTTGCTTGCTAAGCAAGTGGGTGTCCCTAATATGGTTGTTTTCTTGAACAAAGAGGACCAagttgatgatgaagagttgCTTGAGCTTGTTGAGTTGGAGGTAAGAGAGTTATTGTCAAGTTATGAGTTTCCTGGTGATGATATTCCTATTCATTGTGGGTCTGCCCTTTTGGCTTTAGAGGCTTTAATGGCTAATCCTACTATTAAAAGGGGTGATGATCAATGGGTTGATAAGATTTATAAATTGATGGACTCTGTTGATGAATATATTCCTATTCCACAAAGACAAACTGAATTGCCTTTCTTGATGGCTATTGAAGATGTGTTTTCTATTACTGGTAGAGGTACAGTGGCTACAGGGAGAGTGGAAAGAGGTACTGTTAAGACTGGGGAAATTGTTGATATAGTTGGATTGAAGGACACTAGGAACACTACAGTAACAGGAGTTGAGATGTTTCAGAAGATATTGGATGAAGCAATGGCAGGAGATAATGTGGGGTTGTTGTTGAGAGGTATTCAGAAGATCGATATTCAAAGAGGAATGGTGTTGGCAAAACCTGGATCAATCACTCCACACACCAAGTTTGAAGCTTTGGTGTATGTGTTGAAGAAGGAAGAGGGTGGCAGGCATTCCCCTTTCTTTGCTGGTTATAGGCCACAGTTTTACATGAGAACAACTGATGTGACCGGAAAGGTTACTGCTATTATGACTGACAAGGGAGAAGAATCTAAGATGGTCATGCCTGGTGATCGCGTAAACATGGTGGTTGAGCTCATTATGCCAGTGGCTTGTGAGCAGGGTATGAGGTTCGCTATTAGGGAAGGAGGAAAGACTGTCGGAGCTGGTGTTATTCAGAAAATCTTAGAATGA
- the LOC107023742 gene encoding probable serine/threonine-protein kinase WNK3 isoform X1 produces the protein MQQESTSEQEPDDSESEPEFVELDPSGRYGRYKEVLGKGAFKKVYRAFDELEGIEVAWNQVKLADLLRNAVDLERLYSEVHLLKTLKHKNIIKFYNSWVDSKNENINIITEIFTSGTLRQYRKKHKRVDIRALKNWSRQILEGLSYLHGHDPPIIHRDLKCDNIFINGNQGEVKIGDLGLAAILCKARAAHSVIGTPEFMAPELYEEEYDELVDIYAFGMCLLELVTFEYPYIECSNAAQIYKKVTAGIKPASLAKVKDPRVKAFIEKCIAKASERLPAKKLLVDPFLLSDEDSGNVGRSLSINSGHAGNYVIAPFLKCPFIIDFCGIFTGMSDDQSDSERSTKDPLPEGSRDFTVQGQRKDLNTIFLKLRITDSTGHIRNIHFPFDIEVDTANAVASEMVAELDLTDQDVSAIAEMIDSEIRSYIPDWAPRENSSNHISDEVASDNFTSGVGDDAPPFTIDPAYSGSLVLERLPSGRKYWSVSPKTTSNGSSPRRQGPSNTSLTDSPTHEDSWTEEFEESPVILREGGSSHVAALLGHEDYKSETHVDDDASVHRDFDFGDNAHSADFSYASRPHSSEERNNMISNNYSADIRQITKELEKLRGLQQKELNDLKKKHDSAISDLLSKLPPEIRGIYGHKVSSDNLHC, from the exons ATGCAGCAGGAATCTACGTCTGAACAGGAACCGGACGATTCTGAATCGGAACCTGAGTTCGTTGAGCTCGATCCTTCTGGTCGATACGGCCGG TACAAAGAGGTTTTGGGAAAAGGAGCTTTCAAGAAAGT TTACCGAGCATTTGATGAATTGGAGGGGATTGAAGTAGCTTGGAACCAGGTTAAATTGGCTGATCTCTTGAGGAATGCTGTGGATTTGGAGCGTCTTTATTCCGAAGTTCATTTGCTTAAAACCCTCAAGCACAAGAATATAATCAAATTCTATAACTCGTGGGTTGACTCAAAGAATGAGAATATCAACATCATTACTGAAATTTTCACTTCTGGGACTTTAAGACA GTACCGCAAAAAACATAAGAGGGTTGATATCAGAGCACTTAAGAATTGGTCTAGGCAGATATTAGAGGGTCTCTCATATCTACACGGTCATGACCCTCCAATTATTCATCGGGACCTCAAGTGTGATAACATTTTTATCAATGGTAACCAAGGGGAGGTTAAGATTGGTGACTTGGGACTCGCTGCAATTCTTTGCAAGGCTCGTGCTGCTCATAGTGTCATTG GTACACCAGAATTCATGGCACCAGAACTTTATGAAGAGGAATACGATGAGCTAGTAGACATCTATGCCTTTGGCATGTGCCTGCTGGAGCTCGTGACATTTGAATATCCTTATATTGAGTGTTCCAACGCTGCTCAAATATATAAGAAAGTGACAGCA GGAATCAAGCCTGCCTCATTGGCAAAAGTGAAGGATCCAAGAGTCAAAGCCTTTATAGAAAAATGTATTGCAAAAGCTTCTGAGCGGTTGCCTGCTAAGAAACTATTGGTTGATCCCTTTCTCCTTTCTGATGAGGATTCTGGAAACGTAGGTCGATCTTTGAGCATCAATTCCGGACATGCAGGTAATTATGTGATCGCACCTTTTCTTAAATGTCCCTTTATTATTGACTTTTGTGGGATCTTTACAGGTATGAGTGATGATCAGTCTGATAGTGAAAGGAGTACAAAGGACCCTTTGCCTGAAGGAAGCAGAGATTTCACAGTGCAGGGCCAAAGGAAGGACCTAAATACAATATTTCTTAAACTTCGAATTACTGATTCAACAG GTCATATTAGAAACATTCACTTCCCCTTTGATATTGAAGTTGATACGGCGAATGCTGTTGCTAGTGAAATGGTTGCAGAGCTGGACCTGACAGATCAGGATGTTTCAGCAATAGCAGAAATGATCGATTCAGAAATTCGGTCATATATCCCAGATTGGGCACCAAGAGAAAACTCTAGCAATCACATCTCCGATGAAGTTGCTTCTGATAACTTTACTTCTGGAGTCGGAGATGATGCTCCTCCCTTTACAATTGATCCTGCTTATTCGGGTAGTCTTGTGTTGGAAAGACTTCCTTCAGGTCGAAAGTACTGGTCTGTTTCACCGAAAACAACCAGTAATGGCAGCTCTCCACGCAGACAGGGGCCTTCAAACACGTCGCTGACCGATTCACCAACTCATGAAGACAGTTGGACGGAAGAATTTGAAGAATCACCTGTTATCCTGAGAGAGGGAGGGAGTTCACATGTTGCTGCCTTACTCGGACACGAAGATTATAAATCTGAGACTCACGTGGATGATGATGCCAGTGTTCACCGTGATTTTGACTTTGGTGACAATGCTCATTCTGCGGATTTTAGTTATGCAAGCAGGCCTCATTCATCAGAGGAAAGAAATAACATGATCAGCAACAACTACTCAGCTGATATCAGACAAATCACCAAGGAACTGGAGAAACTGCGCGGACTGCAGCAAAAGGAGCTAAATGATCTGAAGAAGAAACATGACTCCGCTATCTCAGATCTTCTAAGCAAGCTTCCTCCTGAGATCCGTGGCATTTATGGTCACAAAGTATCTTCTGATAATTTGCATTGCTGA